One part of the Sporosarcina ureae genome encodes these proteins:
- the trmB gene encoding tRNA (guanosine(46)-N7)-methyltransferase TrmB → MRLRNKPWAKDFMAEHPDVLILDPEGKKSHWAEEFGNDSPIHIEVGTGKGQFVIGMALANPEINYIGIEHFDNVIVSALEKTIEAEKPANLRLMRVNGEELEAIFTKSEIDRVYLNFSDPWPKDRHEKRRLTHPNFLAKYEGVLKENGEIHFKTDNRPLFEYSLVSLTNYGMKLLSVSLDLHANMPEDNVLTEYEEKFSSKGQPIYRLEAQYQS, encoded by the coding sequence ATGCGTTTACGAAATAAGCCATGGGCAAAAGATTTCATGGCAGAGCATCCGGATGTGTTGATTTTAGATCCGGAAGGCAAGAAAAGTCATTGGGCGGAAGAGTTCGGAAACGATTCTCCTATCCATATTGAAGTAGGTACAGGAAAAGGACAATTTGTTATTGGAATGGCATTGGCTAATCCAGAAATTAATTATATCGGTATTGAACATTTTGATAATGTTATCGTTTCAGCGTTGGAGAAAACGATCGAAGCAGAAAAACCTGCCAATCTACGTTTGATGCGTGTGAATGGCGAAGAATTGGAAGCTATTTTTACAAAATCAGAGATTGATCGAGTCTATTTGAACTTTTCTGATCCGTGGCCAAAAGATCGACATGAGAAACGTCGTTTGACACATCCAAACTTCTTAGCGAAATATGAAGGTGTTTTGAAGGAGAATGGAGAAATTCACTTTAAGACAGACAATCGCCCGTTGTTTGAATATTCTCTTGTCTCCTTGACGAACTATGGCATGAAACTGCTATCCGTTTCACTAGATTTACATGCAAACATGCCGGAAGACAATGTGTTAACAGAGTACGAAGAAAAGTTCTCAAGTAAAGGTCAACCGATTTATCGTTTGGAAGCGCAGTACCAAAGCTGA
- a CDS encoding nuclease-related domain-containing protein, whose translation MAQLVKLVDYVSRYENDLTRYPTQFIRLKRYQWKRIKNQWEHGADLHVEQAATFPEDVQERSRWYTVLFGKWRKRRDVEFAQESTVSEDGAEDQDDDLDFQASISGQPSNVEQLKKAYRDQLFQFQLKWASSTLYDRSRVDPKYFSDPLLKQLTLRLPDSFLLFYYPIVKVNKAPVELDIILLAPTTCYCITVLEDERLAAYIGTGERFWLKKFGDQEEKVLNPTIALSRMEKIVSSFFKAAKVEIPIKKLIVSRKGYIDYPGTPFEVTTIDRKTYEQWLTKLCSNPSPMKHTQFKAAQAILDHAQTTAMSRLFDGEEIVEE comes from the coding sequence ATGGCCCAGCTAGTTAAACTCGTCGATTATGTATCTCGGTACGAGAATGACTTAACGCGCTATCCTACCCAATTTATCCGTCTGAAACGTTATCAATGGAAGCGTATTAAAAATCAATGGGAACACGGTGCTGATTTGCATGTAGAGCAAGCGGCTACTTTTCCAGAAGATGTGCAAGAGCGTTCAAGATGGTATACGGTATTATTCGGAAAATGGCGCAAACGAAGAGATGTGGAATTCGCGCAAGAGTCCACAGTTTCGGAGGACGGTGCGGAAGATCAAGACGATGATTTAGACTTTCAAGCTTCCATCTCGGGACAACCTTCAAATGTTGAGCAATTAAAGAAGGCGTATCGCGATCAACTGTTTCAATTCCAATTAAAGTGGGCGAGTTCTACATTGTATGACCGATCTCGTGTAGACCCGAAGTATTTCTCTGACCCATTATTGAAACAACTGACATTACGTTTACCTGATAGCTTTTTGTTGTTTTATTATCCAATCGTCAAAGTGAATAAAGCGCCTGTCGAGTTAGACATTATCTTATTGGCACCTACTACATGCTACTGCATAACAGTGCTCGAAGATGAAAGATTGGCTGCGTACATAGGTACTGGCGAAAGATTTTGGCTCAAAAAGTTTGGGGATCAAGAAGAGAAAGTACTGAATCCTACTATAGCGCTCAGTAGGATGGAGAAAATTGTTTCATCATTTTTCAAGGCAGCGAAAGTGGAGATTCCGATCAAGAAATTGATTGTTTCAAGAAAGGGCTATATTGATTATCCAGGAACGCCATTTGAAGTTACTACGATTGACCGCAAAACATATGAACAATGGCTGACAAAGTTATGTAGCAATCCGAGTCCTATGAAGCATACCCAATTTAAAGCGGCACAGGCTATTTTGGATCATGCACAAACTACAGCAATGAGCCGATTGTTTGATGGGGAAGAAATCGTGGAAGAGTAA
- the dat gene encoding D-amino-acid transaminase → MIYFKDGKFLEEDEVHVSVNDRGYAFGDGVYEVIKIYDGALYTAQEHLERLIESAEKIRMVMPYTIEELGEIIQKLQTENEITMGHIYLQVTRGVAPRVHQFPESIQPVVVGYAVENERPMHYLQQGAAMKSVEDVRWLRCDIKSLNLLGNVMAKQEAFDHGCQEALFVRDGLVREGSSSNVFGIQDGVLYTHPANNFILNGITRRVVLQLAKNLNIPVEEKEFTLPQALEMDEFFYTSTNAEITPAVTIDQQPIGQGIPGPLTRKLQVAFEAQIPMLVASGNVEERESNGPAS, encoded by the coding sequence ATGATCTATTTTAAAGACGGAAAATTTCTAGAAGAAGATGAAGTGCATGTATCCGTAAATGATCGTGGTTATGCTTTTGGCGATGGCGTCTACGAAGTAATTAAAATATACGATGGCGCATTGTACACTGCACAAGAACATTTGGAGCGTTTAATAGAAAGTGCAGAAAAAATTCGTATGGTCATGCCATATACTATTGAAGAATTAGGCGAGATCATACAAAAACTTCAAACAGAAAATGAGATTACTATGGGACATATCTATTTACAAGTAACCCGTGGTGTTGCGCCACGCGTTCACCAATTCCCTGAAAGTATTCAGCCTGTCGTAGTTGGGTATGCGGTAGAAAATGAACGTCCTATGCACTATCTTCAGCAAGGTGCTGCCATGAAGTCTGTGGAAGATGTGCGTTGGCTTCGTTGTGATATAAAGAGTTTGAACCTACTCGGTAATGTGATGGCGAAACAAGAGGCATTTGATCATGGATGTCAAGAAGCGCTATTCGTACGTGACGGGTTGGTACGTGAAGGTTCATCTTCCAATGTATTCGGCATTCAGGATGGCGTGCTATACACGCACCCTGCGAATAATTTTATCCTTAACGGGATTACTCGTCGTGTCGTTTTGCAGTTAGCTAAGAATTTGAATATTCCGGTTGAAGAAAAAGAATTCACGCTGCCGCAAGCATTAGAGATGGATGAGTTTTTCTATACATCGACGAATGCAGAGATTACGCCTGCCGTGACGATTGATCAGCAACCTATAGGACAAGGAATCCCAGGTCCGTTGACGAGAAAGTTGCAAGTTGCGTTTGAAGCACAGATTCCGATGTTAGTAGCGTCTGGTAATGTTGAGGAAAGAGAATCAAATGGCCCAGCTAGTTAA
- a CDS encoding DeoR family transcriptional regulator — protein MNPATDRMLIRIKDVYLFIRDNGKVTTEDVADEFNISTRTAQRDLNVLEYNELIKSSVRGEWTTTSKKVKLSS, from the coding sequence ATGAACCCAGCTACCGATCGCATGTTAATTCGTATCAAAGATGTCTATCTGTTCATTCGGGATAACGGAAAAGTAACGACGGAGGATGTAGCGGATGAATTCAACATTTCAACCCGCACTGCTCAACGCGACTTAAACGTTCTGGAGTACAATGAATTGATTAAGAGCTCAGTCCGCGGCGAATGGACGACGACGTCCAAGAAAGTGAAATTATCTTCCTGA
- a CDS encoding pseudouridine synthase — translation MRLDKLLSNTGYGSRKEVRQLLKKGMIRVNGEVMKDPAQHVDPVSDNISLLGEEVVYKEFIYLMMHKPPGVLSATEDNRDQTVVDLLAGEDRHFEPFPVGRLDKDTEGLLLLTNDGKLAHNLLSPKKEVPKTYYAKVAGIVTEEDTEAFARGVILDDAYETKPGILHILHSAEESEIELTITEGKFHQVKRMFEAVGKKVVYLKRLTMGPLELDPDLELGEYRELTDGELQQLKEIDRSKQKG, via the coding sequence ATGAGACTCGATAAATTATTATCAAATACAGGATACGGTTCACGTAAAGAAGTTCGACAACTGTTGAAAAAAGGCATGATCCGCGTAAATGGGGAAGTGATGAAAGATCCTGCCCAGCACGTGGATCCAGTTTCGGACAATATTTCGCTTCTAGGTGAAGAAGTGGTTTACAAAGAATTTATCTATCTGATGATGCACAAACCACCTGGTGTCTTGTCTGCGACGGAAGATAACCGTGATCAAACGGTTGTTGATTTACTTGCAGGTGAAGATCGACATTTCGAACCGTTTCCAGTAGGTCGTTTAGATAAAGACACAGAAGGATTATTATTGCTGACAAATGACGGAAAGCTTGCGCATAATTTATTGTCACCTAAAAAAGAAGTACCTAAAACGTATTACGCGAAAGTGGCAGGGATTGTAACGGAAGAAGACACCGAAGCTTTTGCGCGCGGCGTGATCTTGGATGATGCTTATGAAACGAAGCCGGGTATTTTACATATCTTGCATTCTGCTGAAGAGTCAGAAATTGAATTGACGATTACAGAAGGAAAGTTTCATCAAGTAAAGCGAATGTTTGAAGCGGTAGGGAAAAAAGTGGTATACCTGAAGCGTTTGACAATGGGACCTCTAGAATTAGATCCGGATTTGGAGTTAGGGGAATACCGAGAGTTGACGGATGGGGAATTACAGCAGTTGAAAGAAATAGATCGTTCCAAGCAAAAAGGCTGA
- a CDS encoding putative polysaccharide biosynthesis protein, translated as MASNLLKGTAILTIGLFLSKALGLLYVIPFYAIVGENSVGLYQYAYIPYNLALAVAVSGAPLAISKFVSKYNALGDYATGRKLMKSGMVVMSVTGFLSFLALFFLANPIAELVIKSDEQIFTVHDIATVIRWVSFALLAVPLLSIARGYLQGYQKFEPTSVSQLIEQIVRIIVVLVGAFVVVNVLGLSPRIAVQFAVFAAFIGALAGLWSLYYYWKKYRDEFDYLLSNSPPASSIPLKQIYKEVFAYVLPFVLVGTINPIYQFVDMITFNSAMSSIGLASVSDLYLTKLNFLTHKIVMIPVMVATGFSMALISIITKDYTMNNQKGVTRSLDQTYQIMLFLTIPMVIGLIVLNSEVYQFLYQYDVAGASVLASYAPVAILFAMFTVTAAILQGIDHHKWIVFTSLLGLLIKMLINIPLIKMFETNGAILATAIGYSVAVGINLFVIKKALNYKSEMVIRRLFLILAFNAVMFAGVWLANKGLNMAHIPVGRWQALLYVMIGTGVGMVIYGFLALKSGLAQQLFGDRLTRIMRRIGLGG; from the coding sequence ATGGCATCGAATTTATTGAAGGGCACGGCCATTTTAACGATTGGCCTATTTTTATCGAAAGCACTTGGTTTACTTTATGTAATTCCGTTTTATGCAATCGTTGGAGAGAATAGTGTTGGACTCTATCAATACGCATACATACCTTATAACTTAGCGCTAGCAGTAGCCGTATCTGGAGCACCTCTTGCGATATCCAAATTCGTCTCCAAGTATAATGCATTAGGCGATTATGCGACCGGCAGGAAATTAATGAAATCGGGTATGGTCGTTATGTCTGTAACTGGTTTTCTATCATTTCTTGCATTGTTTTTCCTTGCGAATCCCATTGCCGAACTCGTTATCAAAAGCGATGAACAGATTTTTACCGTACACGATATTGCGACAGTCATTCGCTGGGTGAGCTTTGCGTTACTTGCGGTTCCGTTACTGAGCATTGCGCGGGGATACCTTCAAGGTTATCAAAAATTTGAACCGACTTCTGTTTCTCAATTAATCGAACAGATTGTACGAATTATTGTTGTCCTAGTCGGTGCATTCGTAGTCGTCAATGTACTCGGTCTGTCACCAAGAATCGCAGTTCAATTTGCGGTGTTTGCAGCATTCATTGGTGCGCTTGCAGGTCTGTGGAGTCTCTACTATTATTGGAAGAAGTATAGAGATGAATTTGATTATTTATTATCGAACAGTCCACCGGCAAGTTCTATCCCGCTAAAACAAATTTATAAAGAAGTATTTGCCTATGTTTTACCGTTTGTGCTAGTTGGAACAATCAATCCGATCTATCAATTTGTTGATATGATTACATTTAACAGTGCGATGAGTTCTATCGGTCTCGCTAGTGTATCGGATTTGTATTTAACGAAACTAAACTTTTTGACACATAAAATTGTCATGATTCCTGTAATGGTTGCGACTGGTTTTTCCATGGCGCTTATTTCAATTATTACGAAAGACTATACGATGAATAATCAAAAAGGCGTTACACGTTCACTTGATCAGACGTATCAAATTATGTTGTTCTTGACGATTCCTATGGTAATAGGCTTGATTGTCTTAAACAGTGAAGTATATCAATTCTTGTATCAATATGATGTGGCGGGTGCAAGCGTATTGGCTTCTTACGCACCAGTGGCGATTCTTTTCGCGATGTTCACGGTAACGGCTGCGATCTTGCAAGGAATTGACCATCATAAATGGATTGTCTTCACCTCGTTACTGGGTCTACTTATTAAGATGCTAATCAACATCCCATTGATCAAGATGTTCGAAACAAACGGTGCGATTTTAGCTACCGCCATTGGCTATTCAGTAGCAGTGGGTATTAACTTGTTCGTCATTAAAAAAGCATTGAATTATAAATCTGAAATGGTCATTAGACGTTTATTCTTGATTTTAGCGTTCAACGCGGTAATGTTTGCTGGTGTTTGGCTGGCAAACAAAGGTCTGAACATGGCGCATATTCCTGTAGGTCGTTGGCAAGCTTTGCTGTATGTCATGATTGGAACGGGCGTCGGTATGGTAATATACGGATTCCTCGCTTTAAAATCAGGACTTGCACAACAACTATTCGGTGATCGTCTGACACGTATTATGAGACGCATCGGACTTGGAGGGTAA
- a CDS encoding NAD(P)/FAD-dependent oxidoreductase, protein MYDVIVIGGGPSGLMASIAAAEQKKRVLLIEKGRKLGNKLAISGGGRCNVTNRLSQEEIIKHIPGNGKFLYGPFSVFNNQDIIQYFEGLGVPLKEEDHGRMFPVSNKSKDVVNALLNQMDELGVEIRLESRVQKLLMDDEKILGVRLEDGEEIRAHAVVVAVGGKAVPQTGSTGDGYPWAERAGHTVTTLYPTEVPLLSREPFIVSKDLQGLALRDAKVSVLNKKGKTLVTHHMDMLFTHFGLSGPAILRCSQYVVKEQMKNGKQPVLLQIDSIPDQHEEQLTQTIAKILKDEPKKQIKTSLKGLVPERWLLFLLKKAGISETEIGLDIKREDVRTLAQLLKTFPVHITGTQPIEKAFVTGGGVSVKEIEPKTMASRKKVGLFFCGEILDIHGYTGGYNITAALVTGRLAGMNAGLVG, encoded by the coding sequence ATGTATGATGTAATCGTAATCGGTGGCGGACCTTCAGGCTTAATGGCCTCCATTGCGGCAGCCGAACAAAAAAAACGTGTGCTGCTAATTGAAAAAGGACGAAAGCTTGGCAATAAATTAGCCATTTCTGGCGGCGGTCGCTGCAACGTCACAAATAGATTGTCACAAGAAGAAATTATTAAACATATTCCAGGTAACGGAAAGTTCTTATACGGACCGTTCTCTGTTTTCAATAATCAAGATATCATTCAGTACTTTGAAGGGCTCGGTGTACCATTAAAAGAAGAAGATCATGGTCGCATGTTCCCTGTTTCAAATAAATCCAAAGACGTCGTTAATGCGCTATTGAATCAAATGGATGAACTCGGCGTAGAAATACGCCTAGAAAGTCGTGTACAGAAGTTGCTAATGGACGACGAAAAAATTCTCGGCGTCCGTTTAGAAGACGGCGAAGAGATTCGCGCGCATGCGGTAGTAGTTGCAGTCGGTGGTAAAGCGGTTCCGCAAACAGGTAGTACGGGAGATGGCTATCCTTGGGCTGAACGCGCAGGACATACTGTCACGACACTGTATCCAACAGAAGTGCCCTTGCTATCACGAGAACCATTTATCGTTTCAAAAGATTTACAAGGTCTCGCACTACGTGACGCAAAAGTATCTGTTTTAAATAAAAAAGGCAAAACTCTCGTAACCCATCACATGGATATGTTATTCACTCACTTCGGATTAAGCGGTCCTGCCATTTTACGTTGCAGTCAGTATGTGGTGAAAGAGCAGATGAAGAATGGCAAGCAGCCAGTTTTGCTTCAAATTGATTCGATACCTGATCAGCACGAAGAGCAACTAACACAAACTATCGCGAAGATTTTAAAAGACGAACCTAAAAAACAAATCAAAACTTCATTAAAAGGACTTGTTCCTGAACGATGGCTGCTGTTTTTATTGAAAAAGGCGGGAATTAGCGAAACAGAAATCGGTCTAGATATTAAACGGGAAGATGTTCGCACACTGGCCCAACTTTTGAAAACGTTCCCTGTGCATATAACAGGTACGCAACCAATCGAGAAGGCATTCGTAACAGGCGGCGGAGTTTCCGTTAAAGAAATCGAGCCGAAGACGATGGCTTCACGAAAAAAAGTCGGACTCTTCTTCTGTGGCGAAATTTTAGACATCCACGGCTATACAGGCGGTTATAACATTACCGCAGCGCTTGTGACAGGTCGATTAGCTGGGATGAATGCTGGTTTGGTTGGCTGA
- the leuS gene encoding leucine--tRNA ligase gives MSYKHTQIEEKWQKYWEDHDTYKMIDDPSKPKFYALDMFPYPSGAGLHVGHPLGYIATDILSAFKRKQGYNVLHPMGWDAFGLPAEQYAIDTGNDPAEFTAKNIATFKRQMQDLGFSYDWSREINTTDPSYYKWTQWIFIQLYKRGLAYIDEVAVNWCPALGTVLANEEVIDGLSERGNHPVERRPMRQWVLRITEYADRLLEDLDDLDWPESLKDMQRNWIGRSEGAQLKFEIADTEHSFEAFTTRPDTIFGATYAVLAPELKLVSTITTDDQREAVEAYIDAVKSKSDLERTDLAKDKTGVFTGAYAINPASGEKMPIWIADYVLATYGTGAIMAVPAHDERDYEFAKKFDLPIVEVVAGGNVEEEAYAGEGEHVNSDFLNGLGKEEAITKSIEWFEENGNGERKITYRLRDWLFSRQRYWGEPIPVIHWEDGTMTTVDESELPLMLPVTDNIKPSGTGESPLANITEWVNVVDPETGMKGRRETNTMPQWAGSCWYYLRYIDPNNDDMIIDPKLAERWLPIDIYVGGAEHAVLHLLYARFWHKVLYDIGVVQTKEPFQKLFNQGMILGEGHVKMSKSLGNVINPDDIVHSHGADTLRIYEMFMGPLDASKEWSTNGLDGSRRFLDRIWRLLVNEDDTLTDKLTDETGGPLEKVYNQTVKKVTEDYEAMRNNTAISQLMVFINESYKAEKLPKAYIEGFLLLISPITPHLAEELWSKLGHTDTIAYAQWPTFDETKLSDDTVEVAVQINGKIRAKITVARDCTKEELEQAALENEDVKQWMEGKELKKIIAIPGRLVNIVAG, from the coding sequence ATGAGTTATAAACACACGCAAATTGAAGAAAAGTGGCAAAAGTATTGGGAAGATCACGATACATACAAAATGATTGATGATCCATCCAAGCCTAAGTTTTATGCATTGGATATGTTCCCTTATCCGTCAGGTGCAGGGCTTCACGTGGGACATCCACTTGGCTATATCGCGACAGATATTTTGAGTGCATTCAAACGTAAGCAAGGATATAACGTTTTGCACCCAATGGGATGGGATGCTTTCGGATTGCCTGCTGAGCAGTATGCAATTGATACGGGGAATGATCCAGCTGAATTTACAGCGAAGAACATTGCTACGTTTAAACGCCAAATGCAGGATCTTGGATTTTCGTATGATTGGTCTCGTGAAATCAATACAACGGATCCAAGCTATTACAAATGGACGCAGTGGATTTTCATTCAACTCTATAAGCGTGGTCTTGCATATATCGATGAAGTAGCTGTTAACTGGTGTCCAGCATTAGGAACAGTACTTGCGAATGAAGAAGTGATCGACGGATTGTCTGAGCGTGGAAATCACCCGGTTGAACGTCGTCCGATGCGCCAATGGGTTTTACGTATTACGGAATATGCGGATCGTCTGTTAGAAGACTTGGATGATTTGGATTGGCCTGAGAGCTTAAAAGACATGCAGCGTAACTGGATTGGTCGTTCTGAAGGCGCACAGCTGAAATTCGAAATTGCGGATACTGAGCATTCATTCGAAGCCTTTACTACACGTCCTGATACGATTTTCGGTGCGACATATGCAGTTCTCGCTCCTGAGCTTAAATTGGTTAGCACGATCACTACAGATGATCAGCGCGAAGCAGTAGAAGCTTATATTGATGCAGTGAAATCTAAGAGTGATCTTGAGCGTACAGATTTAGCGAAAGATAAGACAGGCGTATTCACTGGAGCGTATGCCATCAACCCAGCAAGTGGCGAGAAGATGCCGATTTGGATCGCAGATTACGTCTTGGCTACTTATGGTACAGGTGCGATCATGGCAGTTCCTGCACATGATGAGCGTGACTATGAGTTTGCAAAGAAATTCGATTTACCGATTGTAGAAGTAGTGGCAGGCGGTAACGTTGAAGAAGAAGCCTATGCAGGAGAAGGCGAGCACGTGAACTCGGACTTCTTAAATGGTTTAGGAAAAGAAGAAGCCATTACAAAATCCATTGAGTGGTTCGAAGAGAATGGTAACGGTGAACGCAAAATTACGTATCGTTTGCGCGACTGGTTATTCTCCCGCCAGCGTTATTGGGGCGAGCCGATTCCTGTCATTCATTGGGAAGATGGCACGATGACTACTGTTGATGAATCGGAATTGCCGTTGATGTTGCCGGTAACAGACAATATTAAACCGAGCGGAACAGGTGAATCACCACTTGCAAACATTACGGAGTGGGTCAATGTAGTGGATCCAGAAACAGGTATGAAAGGTCGTCGTGAAACGAACACGATGCCACAGTGGGCGGGAAGCTGCTGGTATTACTTGCGTTATATCGATCCGAATAACGATGACATGATCATTGATCCGAAGTTGGCTGAGCGCTGGTTGCCGATTGATATCTATGTAGGTGGGGCGGAGCACGCGGTTCTGCATTTATTGTATGCTCGTTTCTGGCATAAAGTATTGTACGATATCGGTGTTGTGCAAACGAAAGAGCCGTTCCAAAAGCTCTTTAACCAAGGAATGATCTTAGGCGAAGGACATGTGAAAATGTCTAAATCACTAGGCAACGTCATCAACCCGGATGATATCGTTCATTCACACGGTGCAGACACATTGCGTATTTATGAAATGTTCATGGGACCACTTGACGCATCGAAAGAATGGTCGACAAATGGTTTAGACGGATCACGTCGTTTCCTTGACCGCATTTGGCGTTTACTTGTCAATGAAGATGATACGTTGACGGACAAATTGACGGATGAAACTGGCGGACCACTAGAAAAAGTCTATAATCAAACAGTTAAAAAAGTTACAGAGGATTACGAAGCTATGCGTAATAACACAGCGATCTCACAATTGATGGTCTTCATCAATGAAAGCTATAAAGCGGAGAAGTTGCCAAAAGCATACATCGAAGGATTCCTTTTATTAATTTCACCTATCACGCCTCACTTGGCTGAAGAACTGTGGTCGAAACTAGGGCACACGGACACGATTGCTTACGCACAGTGGCCAACATTTGATGAGACGAAATTGTCGGATGACACAGTGGAAGTGGCGGTACAAATCAACGGGAAAATCCGTGCGAAGATTACCGTAGCGAGAGATTGCACGAAAGAAGAATTAGAACAAGCGGCTTTGGAAAACGAAGACGTGAAGCAGTGGATGGAAGGCAAGGAATTGAAGAAAATCATCGCGATTCCTGGTCGTCTAGTTAATATCGTAGCAGGGTAA
- a CDS encoding TIGR01212 family radical SAM protein (This family includes YhcC from E. coli K-12, an uncharacterized radical SAM protein.) codes for MNEINLPFPSEGKRYHTWSRHLKDTFGCKIAKVALDAGFDCPNRDGTVAHGGCTFCSVAGSGDFAGDRVDAIEVQFAEIKERSQRKWKDAKYMAYFQAYTNTHAPLPVLKEKFEAALAQEGVVALSIATRPDCLPDDVVEYLAELNERTYLWVELGLQTVHESTAKLVNRAHDFECYKEGVDKLRKHNINICSHIINGLPGETEEMMMETAQAVAELDVQGIKIHLLHLLKGTPMVKQYEKGKLEFLTKEAYINLVVDQLEIMPPEMIVHRITGDGPIDLLIGPMWSVTKWEVLNGIDQELERRNSWQGKKYLQEVK; via the coding sequence ATGAATGAAATCAATCTTCCGTTTCCAAGTGAAGGGAAACGATACCATACATGGTCAAGACATTTGAAGGATACATTCGGATGTAAAATTGCAAAAGTCGCGCTAGATGCGGGGTTTGACTGCCCAAATCGTGACGGTACGGTTGCACATGGCGGCTGTACGTTTTGTAGCGTAGCGGGTTCAGGTGATTTTGCAGGTGATCGCGTAGATGCAATCGAAGTCCAATTCGCCGAAATCAAAGAGCGATCCCAACGCAAATGGAAAGACGCAAAATATATGGCTTATTTCCAAGCGTATACGAATACTCATGCCCCTCTTCCAGTTTTAAAGGAAAAGTTCGAAGCAGCGTTAGCCCAAGAAGGCGTTGTGGCATTATCCATTGCGACGCGTCCTGACTGTCTACCGGATGACGTAGTCGAGTATTTAGCTGAACTTAATGAACGCACGTATTTATGGGTGGAGCTCGGTTTACAAACGGTACATGAATCTACAGCCAAACTCGTGAACCGCGCTCATGATTTCGAATGCTATAAAGAAGGCGTCGACAAGTTACGTAAGCACAATATCAATATCTGCAGTCATATCATCAACGGCCTACCCGGTGAAACAGAGGAAATGATGATGGAAACCGCTCAAGCCGTTGCCGAACTTGATGTACAAGGTATTAAAATTCATTTACTGCATTTATTAAAAGGAACACCTATGGTCAAACAGTACGAAAAAGGCAAACTAGAATTCCTAACGAAGGAAGCGTATATCAACCTAGTCGTCGATCAACTGGAAATCATGCCTCCTGAAATGATCGTGCATCGCATCACGGGTGACGGTCCTATCGATTTATTAATTGGACCGATGTGGAGCGTTACGAAATGGGAAGTGCTGAATGGGATTGATCAGGAACTTGAAAGACGCAATAGCTGGCAAGGGAAAAAGTATTTGCAAGAGGTGAAATAA
- a CDS encoding tRNA (mnm(5)s(2)U34)-methyltransferase — MTDILLHRVLPIAKRLISERVQPGDTVVDATAGNGNDTVFLAGLVGDEGQVLAFDIQQQALDVTEQKLGELASRTTLVHDSHANVCKYVQSEISGAMFNLGYLPYSEDLSIVTTPSSTIAALESLLSLLKKSGIITITVYDGHEGGKEERDALLDYVSTLHQGDVHAIRYELLNQRRNPPFLLALEKMKDFTEVRKLEAGES; from the coding sequence GTGACAGACATCTTGTTGCATCGCGTATTGCCGATAGCGAAACGTCTAATTTCGGAACGCGTGCAACCTGGAGATACAGTGGTCGATGCGACTGCTGGCAATGGTAATGACACAGTCTTCTTAGCTGGATTAGTCGGTGACGAAGGACAAGTACTAGCATTTGATATTCAACAACAAGCACTTGATGTAACGGAGCAAAAACTTGGTGAATTGGCTAGTCGTACTACATTAGTTCATGACAGTCATGCAAATGTCTGCAAATATGTGCAAAGTGAAATTAGCGGCGCCATGTTCAATTTAGGTTATTTGCCATATAGTGAAGATCTAAGTATCGTCACGACACCTTCATCAACCATAGCGGCACTCGAGTCGTTGCTTAGTTTGCTGAAAAAGTCAGGCATTATAACGATCACTGTTTATGATGGACATGAAGGTGGCAAAGAGGAACGTGATGCGTTGCTCGATTACGTCTCGACATTACATCAAGGTGATGTTCATGCCATTCGATATGAATTGCTTAACCAGAGAAGAAATCCTCCGTTTTTGCTTGCGCTTGAGAAGATGAAAGACTTTACTGAAGTACGGAAGTTAGAAGCCGGGGAATCATAA